From bacterium, a single genomic window includes:
- a CDS encoding VOC family protein yields MIYELNHAGVVIRDLDKSLAFYQDVLGARVVARNVIPSSQTDVIYLQIAGGMIELLHRRQPAPNEVFGITHLGFMTDNLDADYNALVESGSESVAAPKVAGTGIGRLAFVRDPNGARIELLQRDVDFRAAPIEHAAIVSFDHFSVRANDLTAATDFYARRLGMKPLKEMSVPQTQLSILYFHFGYDVVELLHRPTPDTGDIFGHIALRVEDVNGALKRFAAQGVSAEPGTPKPAGTGIGRIGIIRDPDGVRIELVDRGDLRTL; encoded by the coding sequence ATGATCTACGAACTCAATCACGCCGGGGTCGTCATCCGTGACCTCGACAAGTCTCTTGCCTTCTACCAGGACGTGCTCGGCGCCCGGGTGGTGGCCCGCAACGTCATCCCGTCCAGCCAAACCGACGTCATCTATCTGCAGATCGCCGGCGGCATGATCGAGCTGCTGCATCGCCGGCAGCCGGCCCCCAACGAGGTCTTCGGGATCACGCACCTCGGGTTCATGACGGACAATCTCGACGCCGACTACAACGCGCTCGTCGAATCCGGATCCGAATCGGTCGCGGCGCCGAAGGTGGCCGGCACCGGGATCGGGCGCCTCGCCTTCGTGCGGGATCCTAACGGCGCTCGCATCGAGTTGCTCCAGCGCGACGTCGACTTTCGCGCGGCGCCGATCGAACACGCGGCGATCGTCTCGTTCGATCACTTCTCGGTGCGGGCGAACGATCTCACCGCGGCGACGGACTTCTACGCGCGCCGTCTGGGGATGAAACCCCTCAAAGAGATGTCGGTCCCGCAGACACAGCTCAGCATACTTTACTTCCATTTCGGCTACGACGTTGTGGAGCTGCTGCACCGGCCCACGCCCGATACCGGCGACATTTTTGGCCACATCGCGTTGAGGGTCGAGGACGTCAACGGGGCCCTCAAGCGCTTCGCGGCGCAGGGCGTGAGCGCCGAGCCGGGCACCCCCAAGCCGGCAGGAACCGGCATCGGCCGGATCGGGATCATTCGCGACCCCGATGGCGTCAGGATCGAGCTGGTCGACCGCGGGGATCTCCGCACCCTCTGA
- the ssb gene encoding single-stranded DNA-binding protein produces the protein MLNRIELIGRLTRDPELRYVSNGYPMAQFTIAVDRDFRNAAGEREADFVRCVTWRKLAEQVGQYCAKGRLVAVEGRLQTRSYETPDGSRRTITEVVGDRVWFLDSRRAEGDAGSAPAGPEAQEAQPELIGDPEETALETVTES, from the coding sequence ATGCTCAACCGCATCGAGCTGATCGGGCGGCTGACGAGGGATCCCGAACTCCGGTACGTGTCCAATGGGTACCCGATGGCGCAGTTCACGATCGCAGTCGACCGTGACTTCCGAAACGCGGCCGGCGAGCGCGAGGCCGATTTTGTCAGGTGCGTCACTTGGCGCAAACTGGCCGAGCAGGTCGGTCAGTACTGCGCCAAGGGGCGCCTCGTGGCCGTGGAGGGCCGCCTGCAGACGCGGAGTTATGAGACGCCAGACGGCTCACGGCGCACGATCACGGAAGTGGTCGGCGATCGCGTGTGGTTTCTCGACAGCCGCCGAGCCGAAGGCGACGCCGGGTCGGCGCCGGCGGGCCCGGAAGCGCAGGAGGCCCAGCCAGAGTTGATCGGCGATCCGGAGGAGACCGCGCTGGAAACCGTCACGGAGTCATGA